From the genome of Brachyhypopomus gauderio isolate BG-103 chromosome 20, BGAUD_0.2, whole genome shotgun sequence, one region includes:
- the cbr1 gene encoding carbonyl reductase [NADPH] 1: MSRKVALVTGSNKGIGFAVVRSLCKQYDGDVYLTARDVGRGEAAVEALNTEGLSPLFHQLDITDPASVRTARDFFKKEYGGVDVLINNAGIAFKVADKTPFGVQADVTLKTNFFHTRDMCNEFLPIIKPGGRVVNVSSVAGSMALRGCSPSLQARFRSDDITEEELVGLMERFVKDAQEGAHAERGWPNTAYGVSKIGLTTLTLIQARRLKEERSGDGILCNACCPGWVKTDMAGPNAPKTPDEGAVTPVYLALLPAGAKEPHGQFVSEKVVQPW, translated from the exons ATGTCTCGCAAAGTTGCACTTGTGACTGGATCCAACAAGGGAATTGGCTTTGCAGTAGTGCGCTCACTGTGCAAGCAGTACGACGGGGACGTGTACCTGACGGCGCGGGACGTTGGTCGGGGCGAGGCGGCGGTGGAGGCTCTCAACACGGAAGGTCTGTCCCCGCTCTTCCACCAGCTGGACATCACGGACCCCGCCAGTGTGCGCACCGCACGGGACTTCTTCAAGAAGGAGTACGGGGGTGTGGATGTCCTGATCAACAACGCAGGCATTGCGTTCAAAG TTGCTGACAAGACACCCTTCGGTGTCCAAGCTGATGTGACCCTGAAGACCAATTTTTTTCACACTAGAGATATGTGCAATGAGTTCCTGCCCATTATTAAACCAGGCG GAAGAGTGGTGAACGTTTCCAGCGTTGCGGGCTCCATGGCTCTACGTGGCTGTAGCCCATCCCTCCAGGCTCGTTTCCGCAGCGACGACATCACAGAAGAGGAGCTCGTAGGCCTGATGGAGCGCTTTGTGAAGGACGCCCAGGAGGGCGCTCACGCGGAGAGGGGCTGGCCCAACACCGCCTACGGGGTGTCCAAGATAGGCCTTACCACCTTGACCCTCATCCAGGCTAGGAGGCTCAAGGAGGAAAGGTCTGGAGATGGGATTTTGTGCAACGCCTGCTGCCCAGGCTGGGTCAAGACGGATATGGCAGGTCCCAATGCTCCAAAGACGCCAGATGAGGGCGCTGTCACCCCAGTCTATCTAGCCTTACTGCCTGCTGGGGCAAAAGAACCCCACGGGCAGTTTGTGTCAGAGAAGGTGGTACAACcttggtga